In the genome of Maniola jurtina chromosome 3, ilManJurt1.1, whole genome shotgun sequence, one region contains:
- the LOC123880929 gene encoding cGMP-dependent protein kinase, isozyme 1-like isoform X2, with the protein MVLCRPFRWSSKGGFNLTTRSQDRGNTDERRGTITKLPETIPDGPRIDGTITNGIVTIVKKKSITLSVDPGESSKKSSYMSIQSEKSRHSYRDSEGEGYLNDRKSSTGRKTISDLVQTDPDKRNQRKRGIIAPHAPPEIGRFSGDLQYEKFVKDEKSAELIKKAIMANEFLTNIMDEQRLFAVVEAMSPQEFPAGSLLIREGESGSHLFVSAHGQFQVLKGGQVVKNFGSGEAFGELAILYKAKRFASIRCLTEAKVWTLERRIFQRIMVRSGRQEQEDNVRFLSSVPLLQGIHPIELTKIADFLKREFFLEGTAVVRQGDRGDKFYIIRGGEVVVTKREEDGSERRVGSLGRGDYFGEQALLHEDRRLATVTALHKGVECLTLERSHFTELLGNLEELKNVRHSDSRPSQQKKASVVKSEFEFVELKDLEIVGTMGVGGFGRVELVHYKRDPSLTFALKCLKKIDMVQQQQQEHAFNEKNIMMACNSRFICRLYRTFKDNKYIYFLMEPVLGGDVWTILQKQRYFPENVARFMSACVVEAFQYLHSKDIIYRDLKPENLMLDKQGYIKLVDFGFAKRLSTNSKTWTFAGTPEYVAPEIVLNKGHDRAVHCWPLGMLTFPLLSSTTAKSLTGSWYIR; encoded by the exons ATGGTGTTGTGTCGGCCCTTCAGATGGTCGTCGAAAGGAGGGTTCAATCTTACTACCCGCTCACAAGATCGAGGTAACACCGACGAAAGAAGAGGAACTATTACT AAATTACCAGAAACTATTCCCGATGGACCCAGGATTGACGGCACTATTACAAATGGAATTGTCACGatagtcaaaaaaaaaagtatcacATTATCAGTTGACCCAGGAGAATCTAGCAAAAAATCTAGTTACATGAGCATACAAAGTGAAAAATCACGGCATAGTTACAGAGACTCCGAAGGCGAAGGATATTTAAACGACCGGAAAAGCAGTACTGGTCGGAAAACCATTTCAGATTTGGTCCAAACTGATCCTGATAAGCGAAATCAAAGGAAGCGAGGCATTATTGCTCCACATGCTCCTCCTGAAATTGGACGATTTAGTGGCGACTTACAGTATGAAAAATTTGTAAAAGATGAAAA GTCGGCAGAACTAATAAAAAAAGCTATCATGGCTAATGAGTTCTTGACTAACATAATGGACGAGCAACGTCTTTTCGCAGTGGTAGAGGCCATGAGTCCACAAGAGTTCCCTGCGGGTAGTCTCTTGATCCGCGAGGGAGAGAGTGGAAGCCACTTATTTGTCTCTGCACACGGACAATTTCAAGTACTAAAAGGAGGCCAAGTTGTCAAAAATTTCGGATCTGGAGAAGCATTTGGCGAACTCGCAATTTTGTATAAAGCGAAAAGATTTGCTTCCATAAGGT GTTTAACAGAGGCAAAAGTATGGACACTGGAACGACGTATATTTCAAAGAATTATGGTGCGCAGTGGGCGCCAGGAACAGGAGGACAACGTCCGATTCCTGTCATCTGTACCCCTTCTCCAAGGCATTCATCCAATAGAATTAACAAAGATTGCCGACTTTTTAAAAAGG GAGTTCTTTTTGGAGGGAACAGCGGTGGTTCGACAAGGAGACCGAGGGGACAAATTCTATATAATCCGTGGGGGTGAAGTGGTGGTGACAAAACGCGAGGAGGATGGAAGCGAGCGTCGCGTGGGGTCTCTCGGCCGAGGAGACTACTTCGGCGAACAGGCGCTGCTGCACGAGGATCGCAGGCTAGCGACAGTTACCGCCTTGCATAAAGGTGTAGAATGTCTCACTCTAGAACGCAG TCATTTCACTGAGCTGCTAGGTAACTTAGAAGAACTTAAAAATGTGAGGCACTCTGACTCAAGACCATCACAACAGAAAAAAGCATCAGTGGTTAAAAGTG AGTTTGAGTTCGTGGAGCTAAAGGACCTAGAGATCGTGGGCACTATGGGTGTGGGTGGATTCGGGCGAGTCGAACTTGTACATTACAAACGAGATCCTTCACTGACGTTCGCTCTCAAATGTCTCAAGAAAATTGACATGGTTCAGCAGCAGCAACAAGAGCATGCTTTCAACGAGAAAAACATTATGATGGCTTGCAATAGCAGATTTATTTGCAG GCTATATCGTACCTTCAAAGACAACAAATACATCTACTTCTTGATGGAGCCGGTGTTGGGTGGAGACGTATGGACTATTCTGCAGAAACAGCGATACTTTCCAGAAAACGTTGCGCGCTTTATGTCTGCTTGCGTCGTGGAGGCGTTTCAGTATTTGCACTCTAAGGATATCATATACAGGGACTTGAAGCCGGAGAATTTGATGCTGGATAAACAAGGATATATCAAATTG GTTGATTTTGGTTTTGCGAAACGGCTTTCAACGAATAGCAAAACTTGGACATTTGCGGGTACGCCTGAATACGTCGCGCCTGAAATTGTGCTTAACAag GGCCACGACCGTGCAGTACACTGCTGGCCGCTGGGCATGTTAACTTTTCCACTTTTATCAAGCACGACCGCCAAATCGCTTACAGGCTCTTGGTACATACGTTGA
- the LOC123880929 gene encoding cGMP-dependent protein kinase 1-like isoform X1 — MVLCRPFRWSSKGGFNLTTRSQDRGNTDERRGTITKLPETIPDGPRIDGTITNGIVTIVKKKSITLSVDPGESSKKSSYMSIQSEKSRHSYRDSEGEGYLNDRKSSTGRKTISDLVQTDPDKRNQRKRGIIAPHAPPEIGRFSGDLQYEKFVKDEKSAELIKKAIMANEFLTNIMDEQRLFAVVEAMSPQEFPAGSLLIREGESGSHLFVSAHGQFQVLKGGQVVKNFGSGEAFGELAILYKAKRFASIRCLTEAKVWTLERRIFQRIMVRSGRQEQEDNVRFLSSVPLLQGIHPIELTKIADFLKREFFLEGTAVVRQGDRGDKFYIIRGGEVVVTKREEDGSERRVGSLGRGDYFGEQALLHEDRRLATVTALHKGVECLTLERSHFTELLGNLEELKNVRHSDSRPSQQKKASVVKSEFEFVELKDLEIVGTMGVGGFGRVELVHYKRDPSLTFALKCLKKIDMVQQQQQEHAFNEKNIMMACNSRFICRLYRTFKDNKYIYFLMEPVLGGDVWTILQKQRYFPENVARFMSACVVEAFQYLHSKDIIYRDLKPENLMLDKQGYIKLVDFGFAKRLSTNSKTWTFAGTPEYVAPEIVLNKGHDRAVDCWALGVFIHELLVGKPPFRAAGGDHMKTYTLILRGIEPVTFHPRVPKSAQLLIRKLCRTVPAERLGYLKNGIVDIKNHKWFLGFDWEGLREGKMKAPLIQPVASDLDLSNFEKYPKDKLPPDETSGWDINF; from the exons ATGGTGTTGTGTCGGCCCTTCAGATGGTCGTCGAAAGGAGGGTTCAATCTTACTACCCGCTCACAAGATCGAGGTAACACCGACGAAAGAAGAGGAACTATTACT AAATTACCAGAAACTATTCCCGATGGACCCAGGATTGACGGCACTATTACAAATGGAATTGTCACGatagtcaaaaaaaaaagtatcacATTATCAGTTGACCCAGGAGAATCTAGCAAAAAATCTAGTTACATGAGCATACAAAGTGAAAAATCACGGCATAGTTACAGAGACTCCGAAGGCGAAGGATATTTAAACGACCGGAAAAGCAGTACTGGTCGGAAAACCATTTCAGATTTGGTCCAAACTGATCCTGATAAGCGAAATCAAAGGAAGCGAGGCATTATTGCTCCACATGCTCCTCCTGAAATTGGACGATTTAGTGGCGACTTACAGTATGAAAAATTTGTAAAAGATGAAAA GTCGGCAGAACTAATAAAAAAAGCTATCATGGCTAATGAGTTCTTGACTAACATAATGGACGAGCAACGTCTTTTCGCAGTGGTAGAGGCCATGAGTCCACAAGAGTTCCCTGCGGGTAGTCTCTTGATCCGCGAGGGAGAGAGTGGAAGCCACTTATTTGTCTCTGCACACGGACAATTTCAAGTACTAAAAGGAGGCCAAGTTGTCAAAAATTTCGGATCTGGAGAAGCATTTGGCGAACTCGCAATTTTGTATAAAGCGAAAAGATTTGCTTCCATAAGGT GTTTAACAGAGGCAAAAGTATGGACACTGGAACGACGTATATTTCAAAGAATTATGGTGCGCAGTGGGCGCCAGGAACAGGAGGACAACGTCCGATTCCTGTCATCTGTACCCCTTCTCCAAGGCATTCATCCAATAGAATTAACAAAGATTGCCGACTTTTTAAAAAGG GAGTTCTTTTTGGAGGGAACAGCGGTGGTTCGACAAGGAGACCGAGGGGACAAATTCTATATAATCCGTGGGGGTGAAGTGGTGGTGACAAAACGCGAGGAGGATGGAAGCGAGCGTCGCGTGGGGTCTCTCGGCCGAGGAGACTACTTCGGCGAACAGGCGCTGCTGCACGAGGATCGCAGGCTAGCGACAGTTACCGCCTTGCATAAAGGTGTAGAATGTCTCACTCTAGAACGCAG TCATTTCACTGAGCTGCTAGGTAACTTAGAAGAACTTAAAAATGTGAGGCACTCTGACTCAAGACCATCACAACAGAAAAAAGCATCAGTGGTTAAAAGTG AGTTTGAGTTCGTGGAGCTAAAGGACCTAGAGATCGTGGGCACTATGGGTGTGGGTGGATTCGGGCGAGTCGAACTTGTACATTACAAACGAGATCCTTCACTGACGTTCGCTCTCAAATGTCTCAAGAAAATTGACATGGTTCAGCAGCAGCAACAAGAGCATGCTTTCAACGAGAAAAACATTATGATGGCTTGCAATAGCAGATTTATTTGCAG GCTATATCGTACCTTCAAAGACAACAAATACATCTACTTCTTGATGGAGCCGGTGTTGGGTGGAGACGTATGGACTATTCTGCAGAAACAGCGATACTTTCCAGAAAACGTTGCGCGCTTTATGTCTGCTTGCGTCGTGGAGGCGTTTCAGTATTTGCACTCTAAGGATATCATATACAGGGACTTGAAGCCGGAGAATTTGATGCTGGATAAACAAGGATATATCAAATTG GTTGATTTTGGTTTTGCGAAACGGCTTTCAACGAATAGCAAAACTTGGACATTTGCGGGTACGCCTGAATACGTCGCGCCTGAAATTGTGCTTAACAag GGCCACGACCGTGCAGTAGACTGCTGGGCGCTGGGCGTGTTCATCCACGAGCTGTTGGTCGGCAAGCCCCCGTTCCGCGCGGCCGGCGGAGACCACATGAAGACGTACACGCTCATCTTGCGCGGCATCGAGCCTGTGACCTTCCACCCCCGCGTGCCCAAGTCTGCGCAGCTCCTCATCCGCAAGCTTTGCCGAACCGTGCCTGCAGAGCGGCTTGGATATCTGAAGAATGGAATTGTGGACATTAAGAATCATAA ATGGTTCCTCGGCTTCGACTGGGAAGGTCTTCGGGAGGGCAAGATGAAGGCGCCTTTGATACAACCCGTCGCAAGCGATCTCGACCTATCCAACTTCGAGAAATATCCGAAGGATAAATTACCTCCTGACGAGACCTCTGGATgggatattaatttttag